GATCCCCTCTGCCCTCTGAAATCAatcagaaaaaagaagaagcaaacAATCAAATCAATCTGCCGAGCCGATGGAGTAGTAGTAATTGGAATTGGTAGAAGCAAGATCGACAAGTACCTTGTTGTTGGTGGTGGAGTTGGAGAGAGGATCGTCCGCCATtgccttttttatatatatataacttggaAATTGAAGTTATGGAGGTGTGGGTTCTCGTTctcggaggaggaagaggaactTCCTAGTTGCCCCCTTATTCCCGGACTCGTAGCGTCTTTGtataaccaaccaaccaacccaccCACAAAGCTCAGTCCTCCAAGCTAACTATACGAGTCATTTGGCTACATAACATGGACTACTCCTATGAACGGCACATGGTCAATCAAACCAGCCGCCTTCTTAAcagtctttcttttcctttccttcctaCGTGCCGAAACTTTAGCAACCGTCTTAGCAGTCTTTCTTTATCTTTCCTTTGTGAAACTTTGACAGACATTGCTGCTGTCACAAACTCAGCAGCAGTCTTTCTTTCCCTTTcccttctttatttttttttttgttgggggTGAGCCTTCAGCAAATATTAGCAGTAGGGAGCTACTCCATTTgtccataaatataaaaaattttagttgAATGCGACACatataatgaatctaaatatgaAGCCGGTCCAAATTACTAGGATACGTCATATTCAATCAAAATATCTTATTATTAGGAGTAGCCAGCAGAAAATATTCACAAACAACACATGCAGACACTACACAATGAGTCGTGGCAGCCGCTTCCGCCCCAATTTCATTCCACCGAGACGAAGCCAACCACGTAGCCAGTAGCCCTCTCTCACATCCAGATCCAGCAGCTACCAGCCCAGTCAAGGACGGACGATACCGACGTTCTATCACATCACAAATCCAGACAATCGACAATATTTCATTTCAGCAAACCAGCATTCAACCCTCGTCCATTCAATGGGGACGACGCTCCGCTccatcaaaaataaacaaacatatCATATGGGAATTAAAACTCCATCATGTTCTTCCATTCTCAGGTAAACAATCCTCAAGACAACATTATTCAGATTCAGCCCACCGAGCCGGCTGACTGTTGTTTTAGACACCAAATCAAATGACACACTGGATCAGTGCCTTAATTAGGTTGCCTCTTCTTTCTTTGGTTCCCACGGCTGGTACCTCGTCCAGTCCCTTTGTCCTGGGTTTAGAGCATGCCCCTTGGAGTGGTAGATCAGTTCCTCACCCTCGCCGGAGAAGTTCTCCTTGTGATCCACGATGTACGCTTTAGCATTCTGCTCCAGTAGCTGCCACAACATACCCAAGTATGTCAGAATCACCTTTCCCATCCAACCACAACACCCACCCACATTCCCAGCAACTATTACCAGTGGCAAAGCCAGCAATTTTTGGAAGCCTGGGTGGTGCTCAACCCTAATGAAAACCAGTATGATCAAACATGTCTATAAGCTCAAATTTCTATCGGAGTCACAATTTTGTTATAAATTTATGATCCAATGAGTATATAAATTCCAGCAGATTTTCTAGTAGATAAAAAGTAGATAAGCCTAATAAAAAAGTAAATGAAGTCTCTTCGGAGACGCgagataaaaaaagataaatgaaaatttatagagtaaatttcacaaaactacatatttagttttaaatttatcagtttatcacaaaactatagatttagatATATggtcacaaaactatagattaagtagcaaatttatcaaaattacaggtTTAGTGCCAATTCAATCATAAAACTACAATGTTTATAGCTCCAATATAATGGTAGTGCTAATGATTTGACCTCTAAattctgtagttttgtgataacgtCGATATTAAATATGAAGTTATGTGATACTTggccttaaatctgtagttttgtgaaatttactcaaatttaTACTACATCATAGCATCATAACAACTCTGCAAGAAATATAAGATAAAAATATTCCTTTTGTATGCCTTTCCTGGGCTATGGGATACATGCTGGCTGAGTAGACTGTGGGCCACATCAACATGATTAACTGAAGGTAACTAAATTAGGCAAGGATGACCTTGGGCCACCGGTTGCTACCTTCATGCTGTGGGACACAGCCAAACAGGCCTGCAGCTTGCTACCTGGCACCTACAACTAATTAACTTGCCAGGGAATCTAATCAAATCGGTGTTGTTTTATCACTAGGCTAAATGGTTCAATGGCGTTAAGCCTAGGCAGCTGCCCGGGAGGTGAATTCACCGCTGAATATTACATAAGAAAACGCCTAAAAGGTAATAACATTTCTAAGCATCACACTGGACAGTACAAGTAACAAGCACCACCAGAGTTTTCATCATATACAGACTGCAGTAAATTCTAAAGGCTCCCCTGTTTGCTAACTTAACTAAACATGCATGTTTGCTCATTTAGCCATGGGAAGCAATAACCAAGATTTGCCCTTTTCAGATAAGCTTTCCTTGACTTGTCTGGACATTCGGTTGTTTCACTTTTGATGCCAAATTTGTGTCTACTTGTTTGGTTTTGAGGGCaagacattttttttccaagatCCAAATTCCTAAGTCAGTGGCATACGATAAAGCATTACCATAACCTATAGTTATGTCGGAGGACCAAAGCTAGGAAACACAGCCAACACAAAGAAGAAAACTTGCCTCGTCCCCAGTGCTGTCGGTGATGTGGTGCAGCCATCCATGCCATTCAGGGGGCACTTGGGATGCATTGTAGCGCCCTTTCTCTGCATATTCTACCCACCTGTGCCTTCCTGCAGGGTTACCAGTATTTAGTTTTGTAGAAAGCACCTCTCTTTGGAGGAGACAGAAAGTAAGAAACGTTACATTACTACAAAGACATGCATACCAATCAAGCCCAGGGTGATCACTTATGAGCAAAGTTACAAATCTCAGAagtggaagaaaagaaaacaagatggcaaaaaaaaaaaaaagcaaaacaggATAGCATAGCATGTCTTGTTGTGAGAAGATAATTGATGCTACTCTAGTACATTCCATGATTGAAATGAATTAAAATTGCATAATAGAATAAAATGTAGCGTATGCGAGAAACCTCACTCACCATACTGAGTGTCATGTAgtttttcataatatttgttGCCGAACTTGTCTACTCCTACAAGTGTGGCGCCGATATTGTGGATTTTAGTTTGCCTGAAAAGAGAGGATGATAATTACTACATTAGGCTGCGGCGACCTGTGGGGAGACAAACAGACACATCCAGAtatgtgtaaaaaaaaagaataaacgGAGAGCTAGTAAGAAGGGGGAACTTACAAGAGGTTTCCATCCAGAAGGCATTTGCTGCAAATGATACAAAAGCGATATTCAGTTTGATGGAGCAAGCAGATGGTATCGAGAAATGCAGCGAAAAGAAAAGCGAGGGTCGGATAGCCATTGGCCAATCGGTTGGGCTGGGCGGCATGAAGCAACAACCCTAATCGAGGGGATTCGGTGCTGAATCGAAGGGGAGAGGAAACTAGTATGGATCGGGGCCTAATTAAAGAGGAGAAACAGGTAGCGGACGGGACGCATGGAGATCCGGATCGGCGCCCTGCGTAGcatagatggaggaggagaggggttaTAGGTAGCTTACAAGTAGCCTTCGTCGCGGGCATGGCGGAGGAAGTTGGAGAGGCCCTTCTCCCGGATGCCGTTCAACACGCCACGCACCACCGCAGCcatggctcctcctcctcctcctcctcaatctctctctctttcttccgaTCTCCTCTTGGGTTCCTGCGGCTGCGGGTCGGagtcggaggaggaagaagaggaacatGGATGGGCCAACCACCCACCAGACTTCATCTGTATGGGCTCCTCATTCACCTGGGAGCCCATTTCTGGGATGGGCCGAGTTTTAGGCGCTGCCAAAACTTAATCCAAATCACTTAGTATACTACTCCAgtacaagtactccctccgtttcacaatgtaaatcattatatcattcccacatttatattgaaattaatgaatctagacatatatatttaggttcattaaaatcaatatgaatgtggaaaatactagaatgatttacattgtgaaacagataAAGTAGTAGATTATTAGAAATCTCCAAGAGCTCCCTAATACCAGTTCTAAAAGATAAATTATAGGAATCTAATCTAAAACCATGTCTTAAAGAGATATCCAAAGACGGTCCCAATATTTACTGACACCCAAAACCATTGATGAAATCATGGGAGGATTTTGCCGCTCGcaccttttcttctcctctcgtgACAATCTAGAGTTGTCGCATCCTGCCGAGCGCTCCTGGTGTTGGTGACCCTCCGTCACAGGGGCAGTGCTCAGAAAGGCATCGACAAGCTCGCCTCTGCTCCGACTAGTGTGCGGCATCCATTCCGTCCAAGGCGTCGCTACCCCTCCGTCTAGGGCGTCGTCGAGACAACCAAGAAACCTCATGTGTTACTCTGTAGTGCCCTGCCGCGAGATGGCCGAGCCCTGTCtgccctcctcgacgcgccTTGTAGACTTGCTGATGCCCACGCTGTCCGCTGTCGCAACTGCAAGGCATGCACGAGATCGTCCTGTTGCACAGCATAGTGAGCCGCTAGCGTGCGATTGGTTAGCAGCGCCTAGCATCGATCCCTCTCTTAccggaaaaataaaaagacataaACGGTCGAAGCAGAACCTACTTGAGATGATATGGCATATTTTAAAGTTGGTGGAAATCAAATTTAGGGGCATTCTTGGAGTAGGAGGTGATATTTGGGCCCAATTTTTTTGGGACGATACTAGCTAATCCAAGATTTTTAGGAGTAAAATTTTAAGATGCTCTTACatcactactttttttttagaattacacagtacaacacagACACTCGCGACGCACTATTAATTTGTGCTTATATTCATCTTCTTTGTATTTGTTTGGGGGTTAAGTACAACATATGCAGCTCACTAGGCAACCATGTTATGTACAGCTAGCTACAGATCGACCAATAATATGATACTGTGTATGATCGCCAGGCCATATCATTATAGTAATATATGCAGTGGAGAATCAAACAACTTTCTGTTCCTTCCATTCTTGATGCAAGTCGCCATACGACTACTGTAGTGCACTAGTGATGATTGTTATATCTAATTAGGAATATTatacacaaacacacacacacttgaATTGATCAGTTACTAGCCTGCACTGCATGCAGAGGAAAGAAAATCACACTCGATCGATCAGTACCACCAGTTCTCTGCGAGTAATGTTTTTAGTTACTCCTCCATTCCATGCCTTGGATGCATTAATTAGGTTCGACCAAACTGCTCTCATCTGTAACGATGTGCGGCAGTGAATTGAATGGACTCCATTTGAATTATAATTGGCAGTATATATTAAGAAAagcatttctaaaaaaaaaactatggatGTGGACTATTGAATTTGTTTCCATGTAAAAGAAGAGAGTGCTAGTATTGCAGCCTAATTATTAATCTCTGGGTATATACGGCTGGTTTTTGCTGGAATAGCCGAAGGAGACCATCCAATATTATTAAGATAGGAAGAAAATGTTACAAGAAAAGTTTTACATTGACAGTTGGCTATCAAGCAAGGATGTACACCAGAGCACACGCCCCGGATCATGTGCCAACCACCTAAACACATGCTACAGAGAGGGAAGCCGGGCACCGAATTGGCTATCGCTATGCGAGACcgatcaccaccaccacggaACGAAGACTCTAAAAATTACGCCCTCAAGAGGTAAAAATTATGCCCTCAAGAGGGTCGCGACACCGAaagacgccgtcgtcgtccgtccaAAAAACTAGACAAGGTTTACACCCAGAGCTCTTTGCTAAGAGAGGAGGGGTACCTCAACAGTGTCCTCTGGAGGGTTAACACGCCCAAAAGTATGATCATTGTTGGCCCAATGACTTGGGCTAAGCTTTCGCTCGGAACCCCTACAACCCCTGCCTCCATGGTCCGTCGCCCAACCCTAAACCACCATCCAAACATCGGCAGGTTATACTAAACATATACGGCCGGTTATACCACAGTCCATGCACTTGCTGATCTACTGCACATACTACATATGCTCTGAGTTTTAACTCATGGGGTTGCTAGCTGCTAGCTTAATTTAATCGATCCTTGTCCATTCATTCATTCTACCTTGTCGTCTAATCCTTGGAAACGAGAATCCAACTCTAGCTACTCTAGCTAGCAGTGTGGCAGCTCCAAAATGCATTTTGTTTGATTAATAATTTTTACAGATATCTACACAAGAATCATGGGTCAGGCATACATATATACTAGTTGGCAGCCCGCCCCGCGTCTTTGCCATGGGTTTTATAGATTTATCGTCAAACAAAATCATAGTTTTAAATGGTTAAGTGCAActctatgtatatataaaatatatgataatgtGGATTTATATATGCCTTATGTTATTACAATACCattcatgttttgttttttcaagTGTCATTGTGTattgttataatatatgaatattatCTTCATGCGCAATATGGGTATCGTTGTAGTTAAACAGTTTGCATCTCTCTACCCCACTCAAGTTTTTTCTGAAAATGGATTCAGGTAACTATACCTAATAATTATATGCAACCTTATCatgcataataaaataaaacatacaTATTAAACAATAACCACATATTATATCCGGAAAACATGGTGTTATGCATAAAATATGTAGCAGTGCTACGTGTGACTATGAGGTGGAGCAAAGGGAGGTGAATAGATGGATAACTAATAAATGATTGAATTGAATGAATAAGTAGCTTCTTGGTTCAGCGGTTGTTATCTTTATACTAATATGATCTGATGGCTTAAAATTGTTGATTATGTGGCTTTATAGAAGTAAATGCTTCTTAatgggtaccaactatatataAAGATAGGATATATATTCAGTACTACTTAAGTCCAAGGGATGCACATCCTATGCAATACTGTTGATATAGTAGCAgcggatgacatgtgggcccggacAATCCCCACTAAATTCCAAGTATTAATTACAATTAGCGGATGACATTGTAATCGTTCGATATGATTGTCGATGAACTACATGCACACAGTTTAATTAATCTAGCTAGCTGTACTTGCAATTGCTTGCATAATCATCAGATATATGATGAATTTCTCATGTAAAAAGAACCATGCCGTCCGTCGAATTAAAGGTACTATGGAGTATAGCTTTTTATCTGGAGGGCATGCATGGATATGCCTCTTGCTGTTGATGAAAGCTGCCTAATCATGCATATGGAAAAGTACACAAGATAGATAGCACATCGACAGTGAGGATCGGATGAATTAATTGGGGGAGATACAGTATATGTATATGAATGGATGGGTGAATGGATTGATACCTGAGATCGCCATGGCCATGCACCCATCAACAATTGTTGATCAATCTATTTAGGGTCTGTCTGTCTGACAGATATATCCATCAATCAGTCCCGTCCGTGCCCGCCGACCCACTCAAAGATCAATCAAAACAATAACTATGCATCAAAGTAAAATTAACAGGGTGGTAGTGAAAGGAAAtggaaatatatatacataaagcCTAAAAGGAGAGATGAATGGATGATGGAGTAACTCTAGTATAGCTGTAGGTGAGTGACACTAgtactcatcatcatcatcatcggttGTTGTTGATGTATGACAAGACTAGCTATTACCTATCTCTTGCTAGCTATATATCGCACTATCTagcttcgatcgatcgatcgatggggaTGTGGGGTGTGTTAGTTCCTTCGTCTTCTTTCCGTTGTGCTggtatatattcatatatgcatgcaagGGCATGGCATGGTGGCCACAATATACTCTAGttaagtcgtcgtcgtcgtcgtcttcttcttcaatACTATATACATATAATCCCTGTCCGGCCGGCCTGATTAATCTCCTCTGGAATTAATATGGAGATCTCTTGCTAGCGAGATATATAGCGTCGATCGACCATGTGTGACAGCTTGTTTTGGCAGTCGTCGGCCGACCAAGGGGACCTCTCGGATGTGGTGAGGGCCAGCCTTCAGCTGCAGACGGCGCCTCGCCATCAGGCTGCATCGCCGCCGTATGTGCACCTcttaggaggaggaggaggaggaggagaagaccaGCTTGCAGCAGTGAGCCAACAcgctgagcagcagcagcagagcatGGTGGATGCTTCTGCAGCTTGCGACCTTCTCCATGCGCtgttgccaccaccaccagtagtgcaggtgcagcagcagggagcgtcgaggacgaggacgacgattGAGGAGGacaccaccggcgacggcgaggagttATTTGCTGGTGCTCATTATGTCGTTCCGCCCATCAAGCGAAGGTACGTAGGTATTCTTTAACTTCTTATACTGGAGTAGTACCTAGCTAGCTGTaaggatgtatatatatatatacaggaaGAGCCAGACGAAGAAGGTGGTGTGCATCCCGGCGGgggcgagtggcggcggcggcggcgaggtggtgccGTCGGACCTGTGGGCGTGGAGGAAGTACGGGCAGAAGCCCATCAAGGGGTCGCCCTACCCTCGCGGGTACTACCGCTGCAGCAGCTCCAAAGGTTGCTCCGCCCGGAAGCAGGTGGAGCGCAGCCGCGCCGACCCCACAATGCTCGTCGTCACCTACACCTCCGACCACAACCATCCATGGCCAACCCACCGCAACGCCCTCGCCGGCTCCacccgcccctcctcctccaactcATCCAACATACGCCTCCAAGACAGTACTCCAGTTCATCATCAGAGTCAGACTGGCCACGATCGTCTTACGACCACTCACCTCAAGCAGGAGGACGTGAtcatctccccctccctgcTGCAGCCCGACCACCATCAGCTGTGTACCATTATTGACACCAAGCACCACCTCTTGTTTCATCAAGACTATCCTCACAGCTTCGGCTTGTTCGACTAGCCACACTTTCTTGTAAGctactagtagctagctagctactttaCCATCTATATATAGCCTAATGTAAGCTAGCGTACGTGCTTAATTACTTGTTACAGAGCACGCCACAATTGTTAGTtaaaatgttactccctcccGTCACAAAAGGAATATCGTTTAGAATGCCTCCACATTGCACAATCATGTGATGATTAATCTTGGTGATGAACAATTATCAAAGTAAagtatttatttaaaatacagtgaatagttttttttattgtggACGGTTTTTGTCGGCTCTAGGAGTCCAGTCAAACCGGTGGTGTTCGTGCAGTCTAACTGGAGTGCCCGACGGTCGAACCGGCAGACTCCAGGAGGGAGTCGGTTTTGGATTGTTTTTGTGGAATTTATAGATTGTTTCATGTATATGAGTTCTAGATGGTTTTTATTCGTATGTGATACTATTGTGTGCTGATGTGAATCAAGTTGGTGCGAACTTATACTCAAATATGAAATTTTTTGTTCTTCATGTGTAGGTGTTAGTTGAGGCCATGGGAATGTAGCTGGTGATGGATTGGGACTTATCACGCTAGACAATGGGATGTTCAGGCTAGAGAACAATGCATGTGGAGGTGAAGGTTTTCATATGACATACACGTAGAGTTGTGCCTATGGAAAGATAGGTCAAATTTAAAACGGAGTCCAAGTTTGAGAAGATTGGAGTGTGGAGTTGTATGGTGACATTGTTTGCCTGGTTTGATAGGTTTCCTATGTTGATTAGGAGTGCTAGTTCTAGTTGGATTCGTGGCTAGGGGCAGTAATgttatgggtataaatagaagACTGGTTGAGACTAGAAGGATATCAACGTTTTGGGAGAGGAAAGTTACTATTTGCTTCGGGCCTAGTTCGTGAGTTGAGAGGGAGGAGTGTTTTAGATGCAATTTATAAACATATATTAATGCAATAAAGTTGATCTACTTTCAAGAGTTTCTTTGATATGTTTTTATTTGGATCTCAACGGTCACATCGACGGCAAAGCGGCGGTCCAACTGGTGGTGCGGTGGTGGTCAAATCGGCGGTATCCACGTCTATAGACCGGTGGCGTCAGGAGGTTGTAGCGGTGAGCAAGGCAGCCAGATCAAAAGAGCATCGTCGGCCAAACCAGCGGCATCTACCCAGTCAAATCGAAACACACACGTCGGTCAGACCTGATCTTCATtaaatttgagggtaactttttaattttgcaaaatAGATTTGGTTTTTGGTGTTCCTACCATTCACCCCTCATCTAGTAGGCTTAGTTCTTGTTATTCAATCCTTCGAGAAGTTAATTTGACTATAaggcttcctctccctccttccctcccgtTCCTCCTTGTCTCGTCGGCCGAGACGGGGCAAAGCCGCGTTAGAGGCGAACGGCGGCGTTGACGTAGGCCCTAGCTAGCACAGGTCGTGGTGGGTATGGAGGCATGATGGCAGTGACAACGGAGGTGGTGGGGGCATTCTGAGAGGTGGAAGGGTCGACGGTGGTAGCTACTAGCGGCATACGAAGTGGCAGTGCTTGGGGCCTAGGTGGCGATGgcggtgttggtggtggtgctggCAGTAGTAGCGGTTGGCTTGcttggtggtgatggtggtggctgATCAGCTCAGCGGCGCGCTAGGAGCAATGCCAAGGGTGGTGGCAGAGGTTAGGGGTGAAGACGACTCGATAGTGGCGACTCTCCAAACAAGATATGCTGTGATGTTAGCTCGGCGAAGGTTGTGGTTTGTGATGACAATGGTGTTGTGGCGGCAGCTCTCCAGCGAGATAAGCTACTGCAGCTCGACGGAGGTTGTGGTTTGTGGTGATGACAGCGTGGATGCGATGATTCTCTAGCGAGATAAGCTTCCGTGACTTGTCTGATGTGAGATTCTACGGTGACAGCAGAGGGGTAGCATGATCGCTTTTGTGCGATGTGGCGATGACTTTTGGTGAGATAAGCTGCGGTAGCTTAGCGGAGGTGGTATTTTACGACAACAACGACATAGCGGCGATGGATGTGCTCATGCTAAGGGGGGCATTGATTGTCCGTCTGGTATGAGGCTGGTGCTTGGTGATGTCAAGGCAGCTGGGCGGACTAGTCCTGGCCCCTTCCTTTGCTCATGGCAGAGCAAATGAAGTTTTTACGGTTGCTACAGTGTCAACGAGAGAGTGTGCAGGTAGAAAGACATGCTAGCTCCACATCCGATGTTTGAAGTGATGAGGAAAAACATGAAGTTAGTGtttttgtcttttctttttggtggtttgtttttttaatctcGATTATGAGATGTGGAGTGTATGTATTTGTGTAATCTTTGGTTGTGTATATCCATTTATAGATATAGAAACCGATTCTCTATCCATTATTATGAAAATGATGTGtcgattttggacatattaaaatatttgtagCCAAGTTTATCCGAGCAATagatttcatattataaaacctTGGATTTAtacaaaagaaattaaatagtCGTATTAACTTTGAAAAGTCCAAAACCCATTTTCTTCTAGTGACTAATTGAGGGAGTAGTAGTATGATCCTATTACCCTGTTATTTTtactgaaacaaaaaaaaaagcctttTGCTGCTATATGATAATGAGGAAAATTGAGGCAAAAAAtatttcgagaaaaaaaaactatcgatGCTATAGAGCCAACTAATGATAGTGAGCAAGCTGCATGCCGAAATTAAAGGTCAGTTTGATATGTAATTTCACGCTGACGCTGTTACCAGCTTGGTTGTTCTCGATCAATGTCTTGATTCAACATTCTACTGAATGGAGAGTGATATGCATAGGGTAACTAGCAAACAAGCTAAATCGATTATTAACAACGACGTGTGCCTGAATCTGGATCTCTATATATCTCCATCACTTCGCAGTGTCCCAATCTGCATTTCGTAATGAATGAGATGGCGATATTCAGTCCAAAGGACACTGTAAACCCCACAAaagaagggaagaaaaaaaattgaaaagaaggaaaagagagatgGGCACAGGCTGAAAGGAAAACCTGAGGTCCGAAAGCTAAGATAAAAAGCTCAAACGACAAGAAGAATCTTGTTACCACAATGCAATCCCTGTTGCTGCTAGGGTGCTAGCTGATGAGACTGGACAATGTAGGAAATATATAGCGTCTTGTTGATTTTCTCGACCAATTCCGTCTCAAACACTCCCTGGAACTGATGATCAACAAGGCACATCGTGTCCGCTATGCTCTTATCTTTAGGTTTATGTGTGCATGATgtagtcatcatcatcatcagtaaCTGAATTCAGA
Above is a window of Oryza sativa Japonica Group chromosome 10, ASM3414082v1 DNA encoding:
- the LOC4349514 gene encoding protein WRKY1; translation: MCDSLFWQSSADQGDLSDVVRASLQLQTAPRHQAASPPYVHLLGGGGGGGEDQLAAVSQHAEQQQQSMVDASAACDLLHALLPPPPVVQVQQQGASRTRTTIEEDTTGDGEELFAGAHYVVPPIKRRKSQTKKVVCIPAGASGGGGGEVVPSDLWAWRKYGQKPIKGSPYPRGYYRCSSSKGCSARKQVERSRADPTMLVVTYTSDHNHPWPTHRNALAGSTRPSSSNSSNIRLQDSTPVHHQSQTGHDRLTTTHLKQEDVIISPSLLQPDHHQLCTIIDTKHHLLFHQDYPHSFGLFD
- the LOC4349513 gene encoding probable NADH dehydrogenase [ubiquinone] 1 alpha subcomplex subunit 12, with the protein product MAAVVRGVLNGIREKGLSNFLRHARDEGYFKCLLDGNLLQTKIHNIGATLVGVDKFGNKYYEKLHDTQYGRHRWVEYAEKGRYNASQVPPEWHGWLHHITDSTGDELLEQNAKAYIVDHKENFSGEGEELIYHSKGHALNPGQRDWTRYQPWEPKKEEAT